The DNA window GATGATTAGACAATTGATCCGACAAAGAAAAATTGGAGAAAAAGTGTTAGTTGATATAGTTGTGAAATGTAACTAGtagaaataaaattcattttgacGTGTTTTTAATAAGAGAATTCATCCTTTCCTAAAAAAATCATGATATCAAATAGGCTCAAAATTTCTGTCATGTTAGATTAACATCTAAAATGTGTCAAATGAGAAAGAAGTTTCGGCaataaaaaagagagaaaagtaCTCACGAGATGACGACAGATCCCGTGCTCAATTTTGGAAAATGAGGTCTCCAAAGCTTCTACTCTTCCAGTTGCATGACAGCAGTTACACGGCTCACTAATCATAAATGTCACACTAGGTCGAACCTGTCAATTCCATCTACAAATCTTAGTACTAGAAGTAATGATTAATCAAATTTGCTGCAACTTCTTTTTTAGAACAGGGTTTTCTTTCCTTGGAAGCACCCCTCACTTCAATCAAGGTGTTCTTAGTCGGAACTGAATATGAGACCTCAGTCTCGTAGTTCAAGAATCTTACCACTTGAGCTACACTGGGGGTACTAATATTCATGCTTTAGTCAacaatttagaaattaattataacagtATATATCCAACCTCTAATCCAAATGCAGGAAGAAGCATTTTTCCTCTATAAAAAACCATTAAATATGTTGGTGGTTAATGAAGAACACGCAACTTACCCTCTTTCTTGTAATTTCCATAAGTCCATGTTTTGATAGTTCACTGACTTTCACCATTGATCGATCTCTCTCAACATCTCTTTTAACTTCTTCATAGACAAGTCTTTTATTTGCTGGAAATTAGAATGAATCAAAATTTGAATGATCCCCCTCTATAAGTAAACCCCTTTGGGTTTAAAATGACTAAAAGTATAGAATTGATCAAGAGTTCAAACTtactattataaaaattaaaaaataagtggtAAAACTGGAGATAAAcactatttatttttgtttttgtatttgacaaaattgttagaaaactaaacctaggccttgtttgatgaagggttatttggatttaatccgAATAACTACTTATCCCACCACTAATCACTTCATcaattaaatcattcaaatcaactaaaatactaaaaatttattttttacaacaatttaaaatattaaatacaaaaagatattttagttatttaacccaaataatccactttttcattagacaaggttttttcaaaaaatatatggatttgtttaataataaaacctaCATCAATCAAGCTCTTAGTCAAAAgacaaattcaaaaaattatctTTGTTTTCTGTAGCCGGATCAGAAACAGATTAAAAAGGTGTTTCCAACTAGTTTGTCTttgcaatgcaagaagaacgtTCATAACTATTTGAACTTGATATTTTACCAAACGGACAAGTGTTAAAAGCTTGTTCGATCAAATTCTAAACTATCATTCTTTAGCAGCATCATAACAACAAAAGGAAAAGCATTTATGCATATGAACACAGTTACAAATAGAGAAAGCTGACTACCATCATCCAACATGTCAATGAAGTCCACCACAATAATGCCGCCAACATCTCTCAACCTCAATTCTCTAGCAATCTGAAATGGTTTATGCCATTAATTATTGAAGGAACTCAACATCAGAATTAACAGCAAGCACATGTAGCAAAAAAACACATAATGTAGGTAAGAAACAGATACATGTATTCTTATCTGtgatttaatcaaatataactaTTACTATAAAACTaacttttttctattttaatagtAACTATTGGACTTTCTATTTTTTCATGATAGTAATTATTAAGAGCTTATCCAAAGcaaattttatttctcatatgGATCCAACCATATGAAAGCAAAACATGGTTATGAGACCAAAATGTGATCATTGAATAAAAAGAGACATGGCAATGTTGCTACTATTACAAATAAATCATCTTTATcatgtaagaaaatatattcTCAATCCTAAAAttctctttttttataataataataaaattaataatacctTGAATCATAAAGTATATTTCTACTCGAGTATCTGGATAAAAAGAACTTATTTTGCTAGTGAAAGGGAGTGCGATTTGAACTTTGGCCTCACACCCACATATCAGAAAGCATAATACAAAGTCAATGTGCTAATAACACATccatctaaataaataaaaaaagttcaaCTAGAACAGACCTGTTTGGCTGCAGCAAGGTTGACATTGAGAATAGCCTTTTCTTGTGAAGTCCCCTGACCAAGCATGCATTGCCCACCATTCACATCAATTGAAACCAAAGCTTCTGTTTGCTCAATTACCAAATAACCCCCATTGTCAAGAGGTACCCTTCAAGAAAAGAGATCAAATACGAAAAGTCAGAAAGTCATGAAATGCTATATGTACTTATGAAATCTGGTGTCGAACAAAAATATGTCTAAGATTAAAGACAGGTTTAGCAAATGCATAGGGTTCTAGAAATGCAGAACATCCAAGTGAACGGATATaatgttattttcaaaaaataccTTTTTTTAAGAATAGTATTAACTCTTTTTATTGTTTCACAAAAATGTCTTCTTCCTGGCAAGTATTTAGACATATTGCCTGATATCAATATCATGGCAATATTTTCCAGTTTGCATTAACAGCTTGGCCCTTATATGCCTGCAGTAACTGTTTTCCCAGGCCACGTGTTCAATATACCAACATCATGAATAGTTTCAATCCAATGAATTCCAAAGTTTACCAAGGAAATGTTCACCAATTTATAATTGGATATGGAAATAACTTTTTCCTTCATGTGAAAACCATAATAGCTGACAACAATAGCAATAGTGGATGTTGCTCACCTTTTACTGATTGTGTTATTTATCTCTTCCTCAATGTTGTATTCATCAAAAAGAGGAACTCTTTTGGTGTATAGCTCAACTCGATCACAAAGTTTAGGTGCGATTTCCTGGAGGTAATTGGTAATCTGAGTGAATGGAAAAGCACAATTTAGTTGCATGCCAAGGCCAGCAATATACGTGACATTCAAGTAATTCACTATCAGACTCAACTCAGTTAGCAAAAGGAGAGATTAAGTACAAAACgtgcattttttaatttcaatgtCTATGCTACAGTAAACCATCTTGTAACAATGGCATGAAACAAATTTGTGTAAGAGAGTGAGTATCAATGTTAGCCAGTAAGGGCTTTAAAACCAACCATTGAGGTTGCACTTCAGTAAGAGAAACGAAATGACAGAAAAGCTGGAAAATAGGAAGAAAATGAGAACATAATAACTATACCTCATAATATATTCTTGGAGAGTCAACAACCATACTTGCAACCTGTAGCACCACAGGAAATTCACGATAAGTGGCTCTGAAGCAGCATTAATATCAATTGACATAACAAATCCATTAACCTTCTCATTGAAATAGTCCTGAACGACAGATAAAGTTTGGCCCATCGCACTATGCAACAAAATGGGAACTGCCCCTTCTATGCCTTCATCTGCAGCAAGTACAGCAGATTTAGCATGCTCCATAATATCCTTCCAAGATGAAAGCAAGCCTTCTAAGTCCTTCTGCAACTCTTCTATGGAATGACCAGCAGCTACAGTCCTTACGGTTAGGCCAAAACCCTGAGGCTGCAACGTTTTCGCAATTAATCTAAGGCGGGTACGCTCAACGCCCGATATCTTTTTCGAAACCCCAATTGTGTTGCAACGTGTAATCAAGACCTAGGTAAGCAAATGGCATAATTGATATCAAATGATGAAATACATGAACACAACaatcaaatgaaacaaaaagaCATACCCAAAATCTGCTCCTTAGCTTTGGATAAGCAGTCAACATAGGGCCTTTTGAACCCAGTCCTTCTTTGACAACTTGCACCACTATTTTTGTGCCTTTCTTGACCCTGCTCCAATTGTTTTTCCCTTTAGATGCATCTTTCTTTACACCTAAGTTATTGGAGGTTTCGTCTTCTTCTTTTGCAAGGTGAATATTTGTATCTGCTTGGTATGGGAAGACATCAAAATGAGAATCCACCTCATAATTGCCTGACAAGCTTCCATTAACATTTTCACCTACAACTTCTTGAATATCAAAGTCATCTTCAGTTTCCTGTTCCGTGTAATGATTATGCATGTATTGTTGCATCAATTCGTTATCAGTTTCATGTTCTTCAATCTCAACAGCAACATCAGCTTCATCCATGTTGTTCTCATTTTCACGGGCTTCTTCTTGCAGTCCTAGCGTGTTAAGAGAATGTCCATTTACGTCTTCTTCTATATGATGGTGGTAAGATGGAAATATGAAAGGTTTCTTATAATGCTTTATATCCATAAGTGAAGGTCTAGTACTTCCAATATTTACAAAAGCACCACCCATATGTGGAACAAGTTTTGTTATCACACCAAGATACACACTATCACACTGCACAATGTTCTTAATGGGTTCGAGTAAAAGCTCAACCAACTTCCCATCTTCCAGGACAGCTATCCTTTGCATAGTACACACAGACGAGTTAATCAATATAATGGTAGAAAGAGAATCATCAGTATCAGTACTATTCTTTTCTTCAGAGAACAATTCGTCTGCAGTTTCAAGATGTTCATCCTTGATTACAGTATGTGCTGCctcaacagattcatcatcaGAAGACACTGCGTCAACAGAAGTCATGCAGAGAGATGACTCAAATAGCCAAGGCTCTTCAACTGGGTAGTTTCTTCCAAGAACAGCACCATTCAGATTCGATTCTAGATTAACAGCATCTATCACATCCTTGGAATAAGTAGAGTTCAGATGCTCAATCACTGAATCGCCAAAATCATTTGTCTCTTTGCTACTTTGGGATTGTACAACCTCCTCATTATCTTGACTGATGTTAGAAGTACTAGAATTTGCTACATGATTATGTAGAACAGATGGTTGAACCAGCCATGGCTCCTCCACCCACGGATATATTTCAGGATATACTCTACCGATAGCAAAACTATTGCCAAAATAAGTATCTGCATCTTCAGAACAAAAT is part of the Impatiens glandulifera chromosome 1, dImpGla2.1, whole genome shotgun sequence genome and encodes:
- the LOC124918857 gene encoding ribonuclease E/G-like protein, chloroplastic isoform X2, giving the protein MSSYKHSTLCGVDLEIASLRSFRNSCFVKVDLWAAYDITRRVRPSYATLSARPGKQLRKVWVKHSSMGVNMKRYSDIIIGPWKRDSMISLRPFILSAAKNTYFGNSFAIGRVYPEIYPWVEEPWLVQPSVLHNHVANSSTSNISQDNEEVVQSQSSKETNDFGDSVIEHLNSTYSKDVIDAVNLESNLNGAVLGRNYPVEEPWLFESSLCMTSVDAVSSDDESVEAAHTVIKDEHLETADELFSEEKNSTDTDDSLSTIILINSSVCTMQRIAVLEDGKLVELLLEPIKNIVQCDSVYLGVITKLVPHMGGAFVNIGSTRPSLMDIKHYKKPFIFPSYHHHIEEDVNGHSLNTLGLQEEARENENNMDEADVAVEIEEHETDNELMQQYMHNHYTEQETEDDFDIQEVVGENVNGSLSGNYEVDSHFDVFPYQADTNIHLAKEEDETSNNLGVKKDASKGKNNWSRVKKGTKIVVQVVKEGLGSKGPMLTAYPKLRSRFWVLITRCNTIGVSKKISGVERTRLRLIAKTLQPQGFGLTVRTVAAGHSIEELQKDLEGLLSSWKDIMEHAKSAVLAADEGIEGAVPILLHSAMGQTLSVVQDYFNEKVASMVVDSPRIYYEITNYLQEIAPKLCDRVELYTKRVPLFDEYNIEEEINNTISKRVPLDNGGYLVIEQTEALVSIDVNGGQCMLGQGTSQEKAILNVNLAAAKQIARELRLRDVGGIIVVDFIDMLDDANKRLVYEEVKRDVERDRSMVKVSELSKHGLMEITRKRVRPSVTFMISEPCNCCHATGRVEALETSFSKIEHGICRHLAMMDKRADPENPKTWPRFVLHVDRYMSNYLTSGKKTRLAVLSSSLKVWILLKVARGFTRGAFDLKPLVDEKDYKNQNQVAISILGTTTKKTEASSDRRSDSGKKVTIYPIKKWRTAKR
- the LOC124918857 gene encoding ribonuclease E/G-like protein, chloroplastic isoform X1 encodes the protein MSSYKHSTLCGVDLEIASLRSFRNSCFVKVDLWAAYDITRRVRPSYATLSARPGKQLRKVWVKHSSMGVNMKRYSDIIIGPWKRDSMISLRPFILSAAKNADTYFGNSFAIGRVYPEIYPWVEEPWLVQPSVLHNHVANSSTSNISQDNEEVVQSQSSKETNDFGDSVIEHLNSTYSKDVIDAVNLESNLNGAVLGRNYPVEEPWLFESSLCMTSVDAVSSDDESVEAAHTVIKDEHLETADELFSEEKNSTDTDDSLSTIILINSSVCTMQRIAVLEDGKLVELLLEPIKNIVQCDSVYLGVITKLVPHMGGAFVNIGSTRPSLMDIKHYKKPFIFPSYHHHIEEDVNGHSLNTLGLQEEARENENNMDEADVAVEIEEHETDNELMQQYMHNHYTEQETEDDFDIQEVVGENVNGSLSGNYEVDSHFDVFPYQADTNIHLAKEEDETSNNLGVKKDASKGKNNWSRVKKGTKIVVQVVKEGLGSKGPMLTAYPKLRSRFWVLITRCNTIGVSKKISGVERTRLRLIAKTLQPQGFGLTVRTVAAGHSIEELQKDLEGLLSSWKDIMEHAKSAVLAADEGIEGAVPILLHSAMGQTLSVVQDYFNEKVASMVVDSPRIYYEITNYLQEIAPKLCDRVELYTKRVPLFDEYNIEEEINNTISKRVPLDNGGYLVIEQTEALVSIDVNGGQCMLGQGTSQEKAILNVNLAAAKQIARELRLRDVGGIIVVDFIDMLDDANKRLVYEEVKRDVERDRSMVKVSELSKHGLMEITRKRVRPSVTFMISEPCNCCHATGRVEALETSFSKIEHGICRHLAMMDKRADPENPKTWPRFVLHVDRYMSNYLTSGKKTRLAVLSSSLKVWILLKVARGFTRGAFDLKPLVDEKDYKNQNQVAISILGTTTKKTEASSDRRSDSGKKVTIYPIKKWRTAKR